ACGCCGAGTCGAGGGAATAGGTCATCACCGAGTTCTGCGCGTTGCGGTACTCGGGCCGGTTGAGCGTCACGTAGGCCAGCGAGCCGTCCAGGGCGGTCTCGTAGGCGACGGGGGCGGTGTCGGGGCCGAGGTCGTCTGGGCGCAACGGAGGTGGGATGACGGCGTCAGTCATACCGTCCAGCCTAACCTAGCAAGTGCTTGGTTGGTAGCCCGGGAGGGCAGGCTGGGGTGCCTCGCAGGTGAAATCGGACAGTGAAACCGGCACCATGGAGAGATGTGGAAAGCCCTCGCGATCATCGCCATCGGCCTCATCGCGCTGACGTTGTTGTACCCGCTCGTCAAGAGCCTGATCTGGCTGGGCGTCATCGCGCTGGCGCTCTACGGCGCCTTCGCCCTGTTCGTCGACTCCAAGACCAGTTCCAAATAGCATCTTCCCTATGTTGCGGCGCAGATCGGCGTGGATCGGCGCGGTAGTCGTCGTCCTCGTTGCCGCCGGGGGAGGGATCGGCTGGTGGGTGACCCGGCCGGAGTTCCCGTCGGTCCCGAAGTGTCAGGAGGCATTGGCCGATCCGGCGGTGGCGAATGCGGCACGCGGTGCGTTGCCCGAGGACTGGGACCTGCGCGACGTGAGATCTCAGGAGTCCCAGGGCTTCGGGTCCTGCCAGCTGCTGACGTCGGGCAGTCGGCTGTGGTTCTCGTGGGGCCATGTATTCGACGGACAGTTCGATCTTGCGAAGCAGGGCTTCTGCGCACACGTGCCGGTGCGCGCAGAGGTGGGTCTTGGGCAAGAGGCGTTCAGCTGTGCTCCCGTCGTCTATCGCGGCGCCTACCGCACCGACCCCGATCCGGTGCGGGTAGAGGCGGTCTTCGGAGTGCGGAGCGATGCACAGGACGTCCTCGTCGACCTCGTGATCGCCGGACGCGGCGACGAGGCGCGCGATCGTGCCCGTTGCCTCGGCGCGGCGCTGGCGCAGCTGCGCCACATGCGGGTCAGCGGCCACCCGTGCGGGTCGCCGGCGGGCCGAGTCTGATTGCCGGCTACCCGGCCGTGTTCACCTCGGCGGGCAGCGACGCGACGAGTGGCGCGTCGGCCGGCACCACGCCGGTCTTGGCGGCACCGCCGGGTGAGCCCAACGGCTGGCCCTGGCCGGGGAGCACCTTCTCGAAGAAGTCGGCGTTGTCGCTCTGGTAGTCGGTCCACTCGTCGGGCAGGTCGTCCTCGTAGAAGATCGCCTCCACCGGGCACACGGGTTCGCACGCGCCGCAGTCGACGCACTCGTCCGGGTGGATGTAGAGGCTGCGCGAGCCCTCGTAGATGCAGTCGACGGGGCATTCCTCGACGCAGGCGCGGTCCTTGACGTCGACGCAGGGCAGGGCGATGACGTAGGTCATCGCCCTGCTCGATCGGCGTCGAACGGCTCGATCGTCAACGACGGTTCGCGATGGGTGTGCACCGTCAGGTAGCTCAACCCGTCGGGACCGGCCGTGAACGACCGGGTGGAGTAGCGGGGCAGCCACAGCAGATCGCCCGCGGTGACCTCGACGGCCTCACCCTCGGTGCCGACCGTGCCGGAACCGGCCAGCACGTGCAGGAGCACGTCGACTTCGCCGCCCCGGTGCTGCCCGATCGATCCGCCGGGTGCCAGGCGGATGAGGTTGGAATCGAGTTGGCGGTCGCGGAACCC
This genomic interval from Gordonia sp. X0973 contains the following:
- the fdxA gene encoding ferredoxin, coding for MTYVIALPCVDVKDRACVEECPVDCIYEGSRSLYIHPDECVDCGACEPVCPVEAIFYEDDLPDEWTDYQSDNADFFEKVLPGQGQPLGSPGGAAKTGVVPADAPLVASLPAEVNTAG